The following are encoded together in the Bradyrhizobium sp. CCGUVB1N3 genome:
- a CDS encoding Rieske (2Fe-2S) protein, producing the protein MARHVIAPVDELPPGTRKFLEIDGRPIAVFNIKGEYFGLLNRCPHQGAALCEGPLIGLAQSKDPGEIEYSKLGEIIRCPWHGWEFDVRTGQSYCDPRRFRVKAYPAHVEPGASVVKGPYVAETIPVKVESDYVVVEL; encoded by the coding sequence ATGGCGCGACACGTGATCGCGCCGGTGGATGAACTCCCGCCCGGCACGCGCAAATTTCTGGAGATCGACGGCAGGCCGATCGCGGTCTTCAACATCAAGGGCGAGTATTTCGGCCTCTTGAATCGCTGCCCGCATCAGGGCGCGGCGCTGTGCGAGGGACCTCTGATCGGGCTCGCGCAATCCAAGGATCCGGGCGAGATCGAGTACAGCAAATTGGGGGAGATCATCCGTTGCCCCTGGCACGGCTGGGAATTCGACGTGCGCACCGGCCAATCCTACTGCGACCCCCGCCGCTTCCGCGTCAAGGCGTATCCGGCTCATGTCGAGCCGGGCGCGAGCGTCGTGAAGGGGCCGTATGTCGCCGAGACGATCCCCGTCAAGGTCGAGAGTGACTACGTGGTGGTGGAGCTTTAG